Proteins encoded in a region of the Podospora pseudopauciseta strain CBS 411.78 chromosome 6, whole genome shotgun sequence genome:
- a CDS encoding Type I Iterative PKS (COG:I; SMCOG1028:crotonyl-CoA reductase / alcohol dehydrogenase; EggNog:ENOG503NWJ7; antiSMASH:Cluster_5), producing the protein MASNSEPQREQHEPVAIVGMGCRWPGGSHTSEQFWNFLCNKVDGWKEFDDPRFSSKGFHHPNSDRPGGFAMKGAFLGRDDARLFDHSFFGMTQLEVETMDPSQRKLLECAYEAIESAGESLESISGKRTGVFVGNFCLDHWTLQSRDWDNPRPYAFVGAGTSILANRISYIFNLQGPSLTIDTACSSSMYAVHCAVNAIRAGDCDSAIVAAGNWIADPTVQIALDKLGALSASSRCHTFDARAEGYARGEGWGAIYLKRPSTALADNSPIRAFIRGSAVNSNGRTGGITRPSALGQETVIREAYRNAGGLPFKDTSYFECHGTGTYVGDPIEVAAVGRVFASVREPKDPLLVGSVKSNVGHGEGASALASIMKVVLALERGAIPPVYDLQTRNPNIDFDAANVQPVTEVTPWPEGKIRRASINSFGYGGANAHCIIDHVTNVWPDYVAPGVFNKSRTVTNGHTNGHANGHTNGSTNGHTNGNGNGTSNGHQNGSVQHSPVVKIKTTAVPGASTRQSVLLPLSAHNEQSLKLNIEALAKALDQFPLADVAYTLGNRRSKFAQRSFAIVDKDNVANDLLSVIDKKPTRAPLHTASLGFIFTGQGAQWHAMGSDLFQYRIFQNTIQHLDHVLGTLSNAPAWSLYDILSGNCDPSLIQTAEVSQAACTAVQVALIDLLASWSIRPSGVAGHSSGEIAAAYASGRITAAEAIVAAYLRGQAVSRNKQTGAMLAVGLGFDDVVKYLDGKEDEVKVAAINSPGSVTLSGEEPTVDSISAAMTADSVFNRKLKTGGNAYHSHHMIPIGREYVELLTEGTEHLRKLGLASSDDAARYQPTLWVSSVTPAKSTSGLGSDDLASYWRANLESPVRFSEAVAGLVQNADGVPIHALVEIGPHPALKSPLEQILKAAGVKNVAYAGSTLKRGEGAQTSMLQLAGSLFALNSEVNIAAVNAVESSHDGKGDLEHGVTCVDLPPYQYTYGGLNYHESRASKEYRYRSILRHDLLGSKIAGNAKFRPQWRNILRLKDVPWLGDHRLLSDAVLPGAGYLAMAIEAIARIHNELPSNPPIEGFVLADVSIKKSLVIPEDDYGVEVLTSLELVDAQTPAWATFSISSVGRESEEWMEHCTGRIKVALEGSDDSVEKTAVVPTTQRALDGRVWYEKFAEIGLGYGETFQPISYIRSDPTSNVAVATLNLRSTAGLIKDGESAYPLHPASLDGAIQLGLIACHAGRSEDATTAFVPVQLPRLYLSNNINDLAGDKCTVMAHGEKRGIRGAHLDLQLLGPNGEVMLDAEGLRCISYSSAAKTTEDRTFSSPFTRLVWRPDIRTLRNGRAREMYPPPRDNVKKAPSWGITNKLAHFVVYSMYMMYGTLPEDDMPKPSGDVGHFFDWIKRKGHNDNSELMQEAREYAKQGLLLNKIDELVSEAPDVIEVQAAKLLHDSMADILFERRTGIDVLISEGLLTPLYKEGLLMTGIYPQLHNVIAGVAHSNSHLRVLEIGGGTGGATRIAMKAFNGLNGIKSYKDYTFTDISAGFLSGARESMADLRDVNFSVFDIEVDPVEQGYVEKSYDLIIACQVLHATSNMKRTLTNCRRLLKPGGQLVLVETTENFIVPGVVVGTFTGYWSGIPDGRVDAPFQSLASWDRTLKEAGFQGLDVVLDDFPEPHNTTSVILSTVPPEEFPVSGEGTVHLLHSGSEAPALLQHLTQEFQGRGITVKPGTLDGIGELPSESRVVALFDDGHLLLNASEEDFSRFQQLVRQSSSLVAITSSGVAKGLSPDAAVIPGLLRVLQNENPGAQYMSVDIAADNFTIEAAEDQQHFAKCIADYESELYGATRSPPLDDLEGNPKDRELSWQDGYFSVSRHVPDTGFHSQHGLDSKKFKPDTMPLGSQGAVKATFETPGVINSLCFEPYKEILQPLPAGFIDVAVAAVGLNARDLDTWTGRLDSDHFSSEYSGVITAVGANVDGLNVGDRVCGLGKGQFGTATRVPAAFASKVEDGDDLVQIASLPLSSVTAVYVLDHVAHIRKGRSILVQSGAKDVGLALISLAKAKGAQVFATAETKEEARFIVEKCGLLESHVLAGATSLAALQHAAQLTARGKFDVIVSTASRSHYLDSYLQVLSSVGHLVELDPQAVDSTQFTSIKASYSSVDIFSAVESDPGLGQELMQAANEYYRQGIVTLPPNVTTTDISQLSTVIGGFNNLIGKLVVRFDNPSSWVRMIPAAPAVTFDPDAAYVIAGALGGLGQSLVRWMGDRGARHLVLLSRRDISTVPDAQKLVNTLAKRDIHVESFVCDVSSKEQVDTVIQQISAERPIKGVVHAAVSYLDLTFDKLSASRWNDGLSAKVQGTKNLHEATLPMPLDFFVMTTSALSVFAFATQGAYTAANNFQDAFARYRRNLGLPASTASFSLIKEVTEVGTSDLTVDLFERNKTLTLTESQFLTMFEPAFLNNTTHTTAGAAAWSGKDDDPLSAANLHTYMDPAALMTKKRQDTSSSQATPKWYTDARISLMMRAFLDAQHHESASSGAALDTEGSKNTPASIRRNFEAAVAGRDKASTVEFVEDAITHVVADMLFVDVEGIDPAKSVADLGVDSLIAAELRNWFLQALGTSISMLDLLDPSVSISSRAEGITEKAIEVKG; encoded by the exons ATGGCCTCCAATTCAGAACCCCAACGCGAGCAACATGAGCCAGTTGCCATTGTCGGCATGG GATGCCGTTGGCCCGGCGGTAGCCACACTTCAGAACAGTTCTGGAACTTCCTCTGCAACAAGGTCGATGGCTGGAAAGAGTTTGACGACCCACGCTTCTCGTCCAAAggcttccaccacccaaactcCGACCGCCCAGGAGGCTTTGCCATGAAGGGGGCATTCCTGGGTCGGGATGATGCTAGGCTGTTTGATCACAGCTTCTTTGGGATGACCCAACTAGAGGTGGAGACAATGGACCCTTCACAGAGAAAGCTGCTCGAGTGTGCTTATGAAGCCATTGAGAGTGCTGGCGAGTCGCTCGAGAGTATATCTGGGAAACGGACTGGTGTTTTTGTTGGCAACTTCTGCCTTGA CCATTGGACATTGCAGTCACGAGACTGGGATAATCCGAGACCGTATGCCTTTGTGGGAGCAGGCACCAGCATTCTTGCCAACAGAATCAGTTACATCTTTAATCTCCAGGGACCAAG CTTGACCATTGACACAGCGTGTTCGAGCTCCATGTATGCCGTCCACTGTGCTGTCAATGCTATCCGTGCCGGAGATTGTGACTCTGCTATCGTGGCTGCAGGCAACTGGATAGCAGACCCTACGGTCCAGATAGCCCTCGATAAGCTCGGTGCTTTGTCTGCGTCGTCGAGATGCCACACCTTTGATGCCAGAGCCGAAGGCTATGCACGTGGAGAGGGATGGGGAGCCATCTACCTGAAGAGACCCTCGACCGCTTTGGCGGATAACTCGCCTATCCGAGCTTTTATTCGAGGCAGTGCTGTCAACTCTAATGGGAGGACTGGTGGAATCACGAGGCCCAGTGCTCTCGGCCAAGAGACGGTGATTCGTGAAGCATATCGCAATGCTGGTGGCCTTCCGTTCAAGGACACCAGTTATTTCGAATGCCATGGGACAGGCACTTATGTGGGAGATCCAATCGAAGT TGCGGCCGTGGGCAGGGTCTTTGCCTCGGTGCGAGAGCCAAAGGACCCACTCCTTGTCGGATCAGTCAAGAGCAACGTGGGACACGGGGAAGGTGCAAGTGCTCTGGCGTCCATCATGAAAGTGGTGCTGGCTCTGGAGCGCGGTGCGATTCCGCCCGTTTACGACCTCCAGACACGCAACCCCAATATAGACTTTGACGCCGCCAATGTGCAGCCCGTCACGGAAGTTACACCGTGGCCCGAGGGAAAGATCCGACGTGCGTCTATCAACTCATTCGGATACGGTGGTGCCAATGCGCATTGCATCATCGACCATGTCACCAACGTCTGGCCGGATTATGTCGCTCCTGGCGTTTTCAACAAGAGTAGGACGGTGACCAACGGTCATACCAACGGCCATGCCAATGGGCATACAAACGGATCGACAAACGGTCACACAAATGGCAATGGCAATGGCACGTCAAATGGTCATCAGAACGGTTCTGTCCAACACAGTCCCGTCGTCAAGATCAAGACGACTGCCGTGCCCGGGGCCAGCACTCGCCAATCTGTTCTGCTTCCTCTCTCAGCGCACAATGAACAATCCCTCAAGCTCAACATCGAAGCCTTGGCCAAGGCTCTTGACCAGTTCCCCTTGGCCGATGTCGCATACACACTCGGTAACCGTCGGTCTAAATTCGCCCAGCGATCCTTTGCCATTGTGGACAAGGATAATGTCGCCAACGACCTTCTCAGTGTAATCGACAAGAAGCCGACCAGAGCTCCGCTGCATACCGCCAGTCTTGGATTCATCTTCACTGGACAGGGTGCTCAGTGGCATGCTATGGGGTCGGACCTTTTCCAGTACCGCATCTTCCAAAACACCATCCAGCATCTTGACCATGTCCTCGGCACGCTCTCCAACGCCCCTGCGTGGTCGTTGTACGATATTCTCTCTGGAAACTGCGATCCCTCCTTGATCCAAACCGCCGAGGTCTCACAAGCTGCCTGCACGGCTGTTCAAGTCGCCCTTATCGACCTTCTTGCTTCCTGGTCTATCCGTCCTTCAGGTGTGGCTGGGCACTCATCTGGAGAGATCGCTGCTGCCTATGCTTCTGGTCGGATCACTGCTGCCGAGGCCATAGTCGCTGCTTATCTCCGTGGCCAGGCTGTCTCCAGAAACAAGCAAACAGGTGCCATGTTGGCTGTCGGGCTTGGATTCGATGACGTTGTCAAATACCTCGACGGCAAAGAGGACGAGGTCAAGGTGGCTGCCATCAACTCCCCTGGTAGCGTGACCCTATCCGGAGAGGAGCCCACCGTTGACAGCATTTCGGCGGCCATGACAGCGGATAGTGTGTTTAACCGGAAGCTCAAGACCGGTGGCAATGCCTATCACTCACACCACATGATCCCCATCGGCCGCGAGTATGTCGAGCTCTTGACCGAGGGGACCGAGCACCTTCGTAAACTTGGCCTGGCCTCGTCCGATGATGCCGCCCGCTACCAGCCCACACTCTGGGTCTCCTCCGTAACTCCCGCGAAGAGCACATCCGGTCTCGGCAGTGATGATCTCGCTTCCTACTGGAGAGCCAACCTCGAGTCCCCAGTTCGTTTCTCAGAAGCGGTGGCAGGTCTGGTGCAGAACGCCGACGGGGTTCCTATCCACGCTCTCGTCGAGATTGGACCTCATCCTGCGCTCAAAAGCCCTCTTGAGCAGATCCTGAAGGCAGCGGGTGTTAAGAATGTTGCGTATGCTGGGTCAACACTGaagcgaggagaaggcgctCAGACATCGATGCTGCAACTTGCTGGCTCGCTCTTCGCTCTGAATAGTGAAGTGAACATTGCGGCCGTGAACGCGGTTGAATCTTCCCACGATGGGAAGGGAGATCTGGAGCATGGCGTTACCTGTGTTGACCTACCACCGTACCAGTATACCTACGGTGGTCTCAACTACCACGAGAGTCGGGCAAGCAAGGAGTATCGCTACCGATCTATTCTCCGACACGATCTTCTGGGATCCAAGATTGCGGGCAATGCCAAATTTCGACCACAGTGGCGAAACATTCTTCGTCTCAAGGACGTTCCCTGGCTCGGTGACCACAGGCTCTTGTCTGATGCTGTTCTGCCTGGTGCAGGGTATCTGGCCATGGCCATCGAGGCTATTGCCCGTATTCACAACGAGCTGCCTTCCAATCCCCCCATCGAAGGCTTTGTGCTCGCCGACGTATCCATCAAGAAGAGTTTGGTCATTCCAGAAGACGATTACGGCGTTGAAGTCTTGACCAGCTTGGAACTTGTTGACGCGCAGACACCAGCGTGGGCCACCTTTTCCATCAGCTCCGTGGGCAGAGAAAGCGAAGAGTGGATGGAACACTGCACTGGTAGAATCAAGGTCGCTCTTGAGGGCTCAGATGACTCCGTGGAGAAGACTGCTGTTGtgcccaccacccaaagGGCTCTTGATGGGCGGGTTTGGTATGAGAAGTTTGCCGAAATTGGTCTCGGTTACGGAGAGACCTTTCAGCCAATCTCTTATATCCGCAGTGATCCCACATCCAACGTCGCAGTGGCAACCCTCAACTTGCGGTCTACAGCCGGGCTTATCAAGGATGGGGAGTCGGCCTATCCCTTGCACCCTGCTTCCCTTGATGGTGCCATTCAGCTGGGTCTGATCGCCTGCCACGCCGGCCGTTCTGAGGACGCCACCACGGCATTCGTGCCGGTCCAGCTTCCGCGGCTCTATCTGTCGAACAATATCAATGACTTGGCCGGAGACAAGTGCACCGTTATGGCCCATGGCGAAAAGCGTGGTATTCGTGGTGCTCATCTTGACCTGCAGTTGCTCGGGCCTAATGGTGAAGTGATGCTTGATGCCGAGGGTCTTCGGTGCATCAGCTATTCCAGTGCAGCCAAGACCACCGAGGACAGAACCTTTAGCAGCCCTTTCACTCGGCTGGTATGGAGGCCTGACATCCGCACTCTGCGCAATGGTCGTGCTCGCGAGATGTACCCTCCCCCAAGGGATAATGTCAAGAAGGCACCATCGTGGGGTATCACCAACAAACTAGCCCACTTTGTCGTTTACAGCATGTACATGATGTACGGCACGCTCCCTGAGGATGACATGCCTAAGCCCTCAGGGGATGTTGGTCATTTCTTCGACTGGATCAAGCGAAAGGGACACAACGACAACTCTGAACTCATGCAAGAAGCTCGGGAATATGCCAAGCAAGGTCTTCTTCTCAACAAGATCGACGAGCTTGTCAGCGAGGCCCCGGATGTCATTGAAGTTCAGGCTGCCAAGTTGCTCCATGACAGCATGGCCGACATTCTCTTTGAGCGCAGGACCGGTATTGATGTGCTCATCAGTGAAGGTCTCTTGACCCCATTGTACAAGGAGGGTCTCCTCATGACGGGTATCTATCCTCAACTTCACAATGTTATCGCTGGTGTTGCTCATAGCAACAGCCATCTGCGTGTTTTGGAGATTGGTGGAGGTACAGGTGGCGCCACCCGGATTGCCATGAAGGCCTTCAATGGACTTAATGGTATCAAGTCTTACAAGGACTACACCTTCACCGACATCTCGGCCGGATTCTTGTCCGGAGCCCGCGAATCCATGGCCGACTTGCGGGATGTCAACTTTTCCGTGTTTGACATTGAGGTTGACCCTGTTGAGCAAGGATATGTTGAGAAGAGTTATGATCTTATCATCGCCTGTCAGGTCCTTCACGCCACCTCCAACATGAAGAGGACTTTGACCAACTGCCGAAGGCTTCTCAAGCCTGGTGGACAACTCGTTCTTGTTGAGACGACGGAGAACTTTATCGTTCCAGGTGTGGTGGTCGGTACCTTTACGGGCTACTGGAGTGGTATCCCTGACGGTCGAGTGGATGCGCCTTTCCAAAGCCTTGCATCTTGGGACCGGACTCTCAAAGAAGCTGGGTTCCAGGGGCTAGATGTTGTCTTGGACGACTTCCCCGAGCCTCACAACACAACATCCGTCATTCTCTCTACTGTACCACCAGAGGAGTTTCCTGTCTCTGGAGAGGGCACtgttcatcttcttcattcGGGCAGCGAGGCACCTGCACTTCTTCAACACCTTACTCAGGAGTTCCAAGGCCGCGGCATTACTGTCAAGCCCGGCACCCTTGACGGCATAGGCGAGCTTCCCTCAGAGTCTCGTGTGGTGGCCCTCTTTGACGATGGgcatctccttctcaacgCAAGCGAGGAGGACTTCAGCAGGTTTCAGCAACTGGTCAGGCAGTCGTCAAGTCTGGTGGCGATCACGAGCTCTGGAGTAGCCAAGGGCCTGAGTCCAGATGCTGCTGTCATTCCGGGACTGCTCCGTGTGCTCCAGAACGAGAATCCCGGGGCTCAGTACATGTCTGTTGACATTGCGGCCGACAATTTCACCATCGAAGCGGCCGAGGACCAGCAACACTTTGCCAAGTGCATCGCCGACTACGAGTCTGAGCTTTATGGCGCTACTCGGTCTCCGCCGCTGGACGACCTCGAAGGCAACCCCAAGGATCGTGAGCTTTCCTGGCAAGACGGTTACTTTTCCGTCAGCCGTCATGTCCCTGATACAGGGTTCCACTCCCAGCATGGCCTGGATAGCAAGAAGTTCAAACCTGATACCATGCCTCTGGGCAGCCAGGGTGCGGTGAAGGCGACATTTGAGACTCCTGGTGTGATCAACTCATTGTGCTTCGAGCCATACAAGGAGATTCTTCAGCCTCTCCCAGCTGGCTTCattgatgttgctgttgcagcTGTCGGTCTCAATGCTCGAGATCTCGACACCTGGACGGGTCGTTTGGACAGCGATCACTTTTCTTCAGAGTACTCGGGCGTCATCACTGCAGTCGGTGCCAACGTTGACGGCCTGAACGTCGGCGATCGTGTGTGTGGTTTGGGCAAAGGCCAGTTCGGAACTGCCACCCGCGTACCGGCTGCCTTTGCAAGCaaggttgaagatggagatgatCTCGTTCAGATAGCGTCCTTGCCGCTGTCTTCTGTGACAGCAGTCTATGTGCTGGATCACGTCGCTCATATTCGCAAAGGCCGGTCGATTTTGGTTCAGTCTGGTGCAAAAGATGTCGGGCTCGCACTCATCTCTCTTGCCAAGGCTAAGGGCGCTCAGGTCTTCGCTACTGCAGAGaccaaagaagaagccagGTTCATTGTTGAGAAATGCGGCTTGCTCGAGTCTCATGTCTTGGCTGGAGCCACAAGCCTGGCTGCTCTTCAACATGCGGCTCAGCTGACAGCTAGAGGAAAGTTCGACGTCATTGTCAGCACTGCATCGAGAAGCCATTACCTGGATTCGTATCTGCAGGTATTGTCGTCAGTAGGTCATTTGGTGGAGCTGGATCCTCAGGCTGTCGACTCGACACAGTTTACCAGCATCAAAGCTTCCTATAGCTCAGTCGACATATTTTCTGCCGTCGAGTCGGACCCAGGGCTTGGCCAGGAGCTCATGCAGGCTGCCAATGAGTACTATCGTCAAGGCATCGTCACTCTTCCTCCCAATGTGACGACCACCGATATCTCTCAACTCTCGACTGTCATTGGCggcttcaacaacctcattggcaagctggtggtgagattTGACAACCCAAGCAGTTGGGTGCGAATGATTCCCGCTGCACCAGCTGTCACATTTGATCCTGATGCTGCCTACGTCATCGCTGGCGCTCTCGGAGGTCTCGGTCAGTCTCTTGTTCGCTGGATGGGTGACAGAGGTGCCCGGCATCTGGTTCTTCTTTCTCGTCGTGATATCTCGACTGTGCCTGATGCTCAAAAACTGGTCAACACTCTCGCCAAGCGCGACATCCACGTCGAGTCTTTTGTGTGCGATGTGAGCAGCAAGGAGCAGGTCGACACTGTGATTCAACAAATCTCGGCTGAACGTCCCATCAAAGGTGTTGTTCACGCGGCGGTCTCCTATCTGGACCTCACCTTTGACAAGCTCTCGGCATCAAGATGGAATGACGGTCTCTCAGCCAAGGTCCAAGGAACCAAGAATCTCCATGAGGCCACCTTGCCCATGCCTCTCGACTTCTTCGTCATGACCACCTCGGCCTTGTCTGTTTTTGCGTTTGCCACACAGGGTGCCTATACCGCTGCCAACAACTTCCAAGACGCATTTGCCCGGTATCGACGCAACCTTGGTCTCCCTGCCTCGACGGCCTCTTTCAGCTTGATCAAAGAGGTCACAGAAGTCGGCACCAGCGACCTCACGGTGGACCTCTTTGAGCGCAACAAGACCCTCACCTTGACAGAGTCGCAGTTCCTGACCATGTTTGAGCCAGCATTCCTCAACAACACGACACACACAACTGCTGGAGCGGCGGCCTGGTCTGGCAAGGACGATGATCCGTTGTCGGCAGCCAACTTGCACACCTACATGGACCCAGCAGCCTTGATGACCAAGAAGCGACAAGacacctcatcctcccagGCAACACCAAAGTGGTACACCGACGCCCGCATCTCCCTCATGATGCGCGCCTTCCTGGATGCCCAACATCACGAGTCAGCCAGCTCCGGCGCGGCTCTTGATACAGAAGGATCAAAAAACACGCCTGCCTCAATTAGAAGGAACTTTGAGGCGGCGGTTGCGGGCCGTGACAAGGCTTCCACAGTGGAGTTTGTAGAGGACGCGATTACTCACGTGGTGGCGGACAtgttgtttgttgatgtGGAGGGTATTGACCCGGCCAAGTCGGTGGCGGACTTGGGAGTGGATAGTCTGATTGCGGCGGAGTTGAGGAACTGGTTTTTGCAGGCGTTGGGGACTAGTATTAGTATGCTTGATTTGTTGGACCCGAGTGTGAGCATTAGTTCGAGGGCGGAGGGGATTACTGAGAAGGCGATTGAGGTGAAGGGGTGA